A portion of the Malania oleifera isolate guangnan ecotype guangnan chromosome 3, ASM2987363v1, whole genome shotgun sequence genome contains these proteins:
- the LOC131150528 gene encoding nuclear transport factor 2-like isoform X3 → MVTGSVQMDTGNRRKFVQTFFLAPQEKGYFVLNDIFHFIDEDSIPQHPEALMAQNNFDSELNSSTAIPELAVPKYMVAEEIQAKEFVSPNDVEENGQVDKYSFPVPEQQLHQMPETEDILEDNSAEEANGSLQNTMNNAHEPLPAPVEEPVGEPQKHTYASILRVAKGQSAPLVAPPHSLNKNALPASEWHQIQEPNTQQHPTCQQPTVSSVAHEGSGAEATEEVLTTEDVGEIKSVYVRNLPSSVSASEIEEEFKKFGKLKPDGVVIRNRKDVGVYYAFVEFEHITAVQNAIKASTVQIAGRQVFIEERRANSNIPSRGGRRGRGRGSYQSEASRSRYGSRSFGRVNIQDGGDRDYNGPRGNGFYRQSSRHGGFSGNQASRNGHSPSDSSS, encoded by the exons ATGGTCACTGGATCTGTGCAAATGGACACTGGGAACAGGAGGAAGTTTGTGCAAACATTTTTCCTTGCACCTCAAGAGAAAGGATACTTTGTTCTCAATGATATTTTTCACTTTATAGATGAGGACTCAATTCCCCAGCATCCAGAAGCTTTGATGGCACAGAATAATTTTGATTCAGAACTAAATTCTTCTACAGCTATTCCAGAGCTAG CAGTGCCAAAGTACATGGTGGCTGAAGAAATCCAGGCGAAAGAGTTTGTATCTCCCAACGATGTTGAAGAAAATGGTCAAGTTGATAAGTACAGTTTCCCAGTACCAGAGCAGCAGTTGCACCAAATGCCTGAGACCGAAGACATTCTGGAGGACAATTCTGCAGAAGAAGCAAATGGTTCACTTCAAAATACAATGAATAATGCACATGAGCCGCTTCCAGCTCCTGTTGAGGAACCTGTTGGGGAGCCTCAGAAGCACACTTATGCATCTATT TTGCGGGTGGCTAAAGGACAATCAGCACCTTTGGTAGCTCCTCCTCATTCCCTTAATAAGAATGCACTGCCTGCCTCCGAGTGGCATCAAATACAAGAACCCAATACTCAACAGCACCCCACCTGTCAGCAGCCCACTGTGTCTTCAGTTGCACATGAAGGGTCTGGTGCAGAGGCAACAGAGGAGGTTTTAACAACAGAAGATGTAG GGGAAATCAAATCCGTTTATGTCAGGAACTTGCCATCATCAGTATCTGCTTCCGAAATTGAGGAGGAATTTAAGAAGTTTGGTAAACTCAAGCCTGATGGTGTAGTCATTAGGAATCGGAAG GATGTTGGTGTCTACTATGCATTTGTTGAATTTGAACATATCACTGCTGTTCAGAATGCAATCAAG GCATCCACGGTACAGATTGCTGGTCGACAAGTATTTATTGAGGAACGGAGAGCAAATAGCAACATTCCATCTCGAGGAGGAA GAAGGGGTAGAGGTAGGGGCAGCTACCAATCTGAGGCATCAAGGTCACGTTATGGTTCTAGGAGTTTTGGCAGGGTAAACATACAAGATGGAGGTGACCGGGACTACAACGGACCCAGAGGAAATGGTTTCTATCGTCAGAGTTCTCGGCATGGGGGCTTTTCAGGAAACCAAGCATCAAGAAATGGACACAGCCCATCAGATTCGTCAAGCTAG
- the LOC131150528 gene encoding nuclear transport factor 2-like isoform X2, which translates to MAAAFHLPVTAAQVGAYFVGQYYHVLQQQPDFVHQFYTDASTMFRVDGSSRETATSMLQIHTLIMSLNFTGIELKTVQSLESWSGGVLVMVTGSVQMDTGNRRKFVQTFFLAPQEKGYFVLNDIFHFIDEDSIPQHPEALMAQNNFDSELNSSTAIPELVPKYMVAEEIQAKEFVSPNDVEENGQVDKYSFPVPEQQLHQMPETEDILEDNSAEEANGSLQNTMNNAHEPLPAPVEEPVGEPQKHTYASILRVAKGQSAPLVAPPHSLNKNALPASEWHQIQEPNTQQHPTCQQPTVSSVAHEGSGAEATEEVLTTEDVGEIKSVYVRNLPSSVSASEIEEEFKKFGKLKPDGVVIRNRKDVGVYYAFVEFEHITAVQNAIKASTVQIAGRQVFIEERRANSNIPSRGGRRGRGRGSYQSEASRSRYGSRSFGRVNIQDGGDRDYNGPRGNGFYRQSSRHGGFSGNQASRNGHSPSDSSS; encoded by the exons ATGGCGGCTGCGTTTCACTTGCCCGTCACCGCTGCTCag GTGGGAGCGTACTTCGTGGGGCAGTACTACCATGTGTTGCAGCAACAGCCGGACTTCGTGCACCAATTCTACACTGATGCGAGCACAATGTTTCGTGTAGATGGAAGCTCCAGAGAGACTGCGACGTCAATGCTG CAAATCCACACACTTATCATGTCTCTTAATTTTACTGGAATCGAACTCAAAACAGTACAATCCTTGGAGTCTTGGAGTGGGGGTGTTCTTGTGATGGTCACTGGATCTGTGCAAATGGACACTGGGAACAGGAGGAAGTTTGTGCAAACATTTTTCCTTGCACCTCAAGAGAAAGGATACTTTGTTCTCAATGATATTTTTCACTTTATAGATGAGGACTCAATTCCCCAGCATCCAGAAGCTTTGATGGCACAGAATAATTTTGATTCAGAACTAAATTCTTCTACAGCTATTCCAGAGCTAG TGCCAAAGTACATGGTGGCTGAAGAAATCCAGGCGAAAGAGTTTGTATCTCCCAACGATGTTGAAGAAAATGGTCAAGTTGATAAGTACAGTTTCCCAGTACCAGAGCAGCAGTTGCACCAAATGCCTGAGACCGAAGACATTCTGGAGGACAATTCTGCAGAAGAAGCAAATGGTTCACTTCAAAATACAATGAATAATGCACATGAGCCGCTTCCAGCTCCTGTTGAGGAACCTGTTGGGGAGCCTCAGAAGCACACTTATGCATCTATT TTGCGGGTGGCTAAAGGACAATCAGCACCTTTGGTAGCTCCTCCTCATTCCCTTAATAAGAATGCACTGCCTGCCTCCGAGTGGCATCAAATACAAGAACCCAATACTCAACAGCACCCCACCTGTCAGCAGCCCACTGTGTCTTCAGTTGCACATGAAGGGTCTGGTGCAGAGGCAACAGAGGAGGTTTTAACAACAGAAGATGTAG GGGAAATCAAATCCGTTTATGTCAGGAACTTGCCATCATCAGTATCTGCTTCCGAAATTGAGGAGGAATTTAAGAAGTTTGGTAAACTCAAGCCTGATGGTGTAGTCATTAGGAATCGGAAG GATGTTGGTGTCTACTATGCATTTGTTGAATTTGAACATATCACTGCTGTTCAGAATGCAATCAAG GCATCCACGGTACAGATTGCTGGTCGACAAGTATTTATTGAGGAACGGAGAGCAAATAGCAACATTCCATCTCGAGGAGGAA GAAGGGGTAGAGGTAGGGGCAGCTACCAATCTGAGGCATCAAGGTCACGTTATGGTTCTAGGAGTTTTGGCAGGGTAAACATACAAGATGGAGGTGACCGGGACTACAACGGACCCAGAGGAAATGGTTTCTATCGTCAGAGTTCTCGGCATGGGGGCTTTTCAGGAAACCAAGCATCAAGAAATGGACACAGCCCATCAGATTCGTCAAGCTAG
- the LOC131150528 gene encoding nuclear transport factor 2-like isoform X1, whose product MAAAFHLPVTAAQVGAYFVGQYYHVLQQQPDFVHQFYTDASTMFRVDGSSRETATSMLQIHTLIMSLNFTGIELKTVQSLESWSGGVLVMVTGSVQMDTGNRRKFVQTFFLAPQEKGYFVLNDIFHFIDEDSIPQHPEALMAQNNFDSELNSSTAIPELAVPKYMVAEEIQAKEFVSPNDVEENGQVDKYSFPVPEQQLHQMPETEDILEDNSAEEANGSLQNTMNNAHEPLPAPVEEPVGEPQKHTYASILRVAKGQSAPLVAPPHSLNKNALPASEWHQIQEPNTQQHPTCQQPTVSSVAHEGSGAEATEEVLTTEDVGEIKSVYVRNLPSSVSASEIEEEFKKFGKLKPDGVVIRNRKDVGVYYAFVEFEHITAVQNAIKASTVQIAGRQVFIEERRANSNIPSRGGRRGRGRGSYQSEASRSRYGSRSFGRVNIQDGGDRDYNGPRGNGFYRQSSRHGGFSGNQASRNGHSPSDSSS is encoded by the exons ATGGCGGCTGCGTTTCACTTGCCCGTCACCGCTGCTCag GTGGGAGCGTACTTCGTGGGGCAGTACTACCATGTGTTGCAGCAACAGCCGGACTTCGTGCACCAATTCTACACTGATGCGAGCACAATGTTTCGTGTAGATGGAAGCTCCAGAGAGACTGCGACGTCAATGCTG CAAATCCACACACTTATCATGTCTCTTAATTTTACTGGAATCGAACTCAAAACAGTACAATCCTTGGAGTCTTGGAGTGGGGGTGTTCTTGTGATGGTCACTGGATCTGTGCAAATGGACACTGGGAACAGGAGGAAGTTTGTGCAAACATTTTTCCTTGCACCTCAAGAGAAAGGATACTTTGTTCTCAATGATATTTTTCACTTTATAGATGAGGACTCAATTCCCCAGCATCCAGAAGCTTTGATGGCACAGAATAATTTTGATTCAGAACTAAATTCTTCTACAGCTATTCCAGAGCTAG CAGTGCCAAAGTACATGGTGGCTGAAGAAATCCAGGCGAAAGAGTTTGTATCTCCCAACGATGTTGAAGAAAATGGTCAAGTTGATAAGTACAGTTTCCCAGTACCAGAGCAGCAGTTGCACCAAATGCCTGAGACCGAAGACATTCTGGAGGACAATTCTGCAGAAGAAGCAAATGGTTCACTTCAAAATACAATGAATAATGCACATGAGCCGCTTCCAGCTCCTGTTGAGGAACCTGTTGGGGAGCCTCAGAAGCACACTTATGCATCTATT TTGCGGGTGGCTAAAGGACAATCAGCACCTTTGGTAGCTCCTCCTCATTCCCTTAATAAGAATGCACTGCCTGCCTCCGAGTGGCATCAAATACAAGAACCCAATACTCAACAGCACCCCACCTGTCAGCAGCCCACTGTGTCTTCAGTTGCACATGAAGGGTCTGGTGCAGAGGCAACAGAGGAGGTTTTAACAACAGAAGATGTAG GGGAAATCAAATCCGTTTATGTCAGGAACTTGCCATCATCAGTATCTGCTTCCGAAATTGAGGAGGAATTTAAGAAGTTTGGTAAACTCAAGCCTGATGGTGTAGTCATTAGGAATCGGAAG GATGTTGGTGTCTACTATGCATTTGTTGAATTTGAACATATCACTGCTGTTCAGAATGCAATCAAG GCATCCACGGTACAGATTGCTGGTCGACAAGTATTTATTGAGGAACGGAGAGCAAATAGCAACATTCCATCTCGAGGAGGAA GAAGGGGTAGAGGTAGGGGCAGCTACCAATCTGAGGCATCAAGGTCACGTTATGGTTCTAGGAGTTTTGGCAGGGTAAACATACAAGATGGAGGTGACCGGGACTACAACGGACCCAGAGGAAATGGTTTCTATCGTCAGAGTTCTCGGCATGGGGGCTTTTCAGGAAACCAAGCATCAAGAAATGGACACAGCCCATCAGATTCGTCAAGCTAG